The following proteins come from a genomic window of Nostoc sp. TCL26-01:
- a CDS encoding CU044_2847 family protein, with translation MSEVQSLIVKDDDQEYTIYVESKEFTEILEEEEPGYRDGLPTVNIQEFQNKIRDYAKLAVGAFQNLPEAEEVTVKFGIKLGGKTGIPFLTEGSAESNFEIEVKYNLAKKNIGLTHPTDKPF, from the coding sequence ATGTCAGAAGTACAAAGTTTGATTGTCAAAGATGATGATCAAGAATACACAATCTACGTGGAATCAAAGGAATTCACTGAGATTTTAGAAGAGGAGGAACCAGGATATCGTGACGGTTTACCTACGGTGAATATCCAAGAATTTCAGAATAAGATTCGTGATTATGCCAAGTTAGCTGTTGGTGCATTCCAGAATTTACCTGAAGCGGAAGAAGTGACAGTTAAGTTTGGGATTAAGTTGGGTGGTAAAACTGGCATTCCGTTTTTAACCGAAGGCTCGGCAGAAAGTAACTTTGAAATTGAGGTTAAGTATAATTTGGCAAAGAAAAATATAGGACTTACGCACCCAACCGATAAACCCTTCTGA
- a CDS encoding DUF4397 domain-containing protein, translated as MFLPRQLFLGALTLSLISLTSYPYKSLANSQLSTKPVQEFYTASLVNTLLDPLLNPYKCPTKLRVINAAVATASPVDVIVNGKKVLENVDFRQASKYVNVTPGNLQVLFVQSGTLSTIASRTFTGAPNSAYTVAITGTLQGPPGQPLFNQSPFVIPEDLTQPNPGKFKGRWYRFSETSAVIDFRISKSSSPNVDETRITDLTPKTAIPYPELTAGEYNFNPVLPDQFDPLINNAFNPPITVEVANQQVPAGVIFDVIATGNGLGQAPNSLLLTTASTQTAPPDANGCNQIVQ; from the coding sequence ATGTTTCTACCAAGACAACTATTCTTAGGTGCTTTGACATTATCTTTAATTAGTTTGACTAGTTATCCATACAAAAGTTTAGCCAATTCTCAACTATCTACAAAGCCCGTACAAGAATTTTACACTGCAAGCCTAGTAAATACTCTTCTAGATCCTCTTCTAAACCCTTATAAATGCCCTACCAAATTAAGAGTTATTAACGCTGCGGTTGCGACTGCATCACCAGTTGATGTCATTGTCAACGGTAAAAAAGTTTTGGAGAATGTAGATTTTCGTCAAGCTAGTAAATATGTAAATGTAACACCAGGAAATCTTCAGGTACTTTTTGTCCAATCTGGTACTCTCAGTACCATTGCTTCTAGAACCTTTACAGGAGCGCCTAATAGTGCTTATACAGTAGCGATAACAGGAACACTACAAGGTCCCCCAGGTCAACCATTATTTAATCAATCACCCTTTGTGATTCCAGAGGATTTAACACAGCCTAATCCAGGTAAATTTAAAGGACGTTGGTATCGCTTTTCGGAAACTAGCGCTGTTATAGATTTCCGTATTAGCAAATCCTCTAGCCCAAATGTGGATGAAACTCGTATCACAGACCTGACACCCAAAACTGCTATTCCTTACCCAGAACTTACAGCTGGTGAATATAACTTCAATCCAGTTCTACCTGACCAATTTGACCCATTGATCAATAATGCCTTCAACCCACCAATCACAGTAGAAGTTGCGAATCAACAAGTCCCGGCCGGAGTCATTTTTGATGTAATTGCTACAGGTAATGGCTTAGGCCAAGCACCTAACTCACTGCTACTTACAACTGCCTCAACACAAACAGCGCCTCCTGATGCCAATGGGTGTAATCAGATTGTGCAGTAA
- a CDS encoding KGG domain-containing protein codes for MSDTSKRGFASMDEDKQREIASKGGHAAHEKGTAHEFTSEEAREAGRKGGETVSKDREHMAEIGREGGKHSHGGGRKKESHEEIEENEDIEDSDEEKKTQGGTREQHSEAGKQSHKKSSKKK; via the coding sequence ATGTCAGACACAAGTAAACGTGGCTTTGCTTCAATGGATGAAGACAAGCAACGAGAAATTGCCAGCAAGGGTGGACACGCTGCTCACGAGAAAGGAACTGCTCACGAATTCACCTCTGAAGAAGCGCGAGAAGCCGGACGCAAGGGAGGCGAAACAGTCAGCAAAGATAGAGAACACATGGCAGAAATAGGACGTGAGGGTGGTAAACATTCTCACGGTGGTGGGCGTAAAAAAGAAAGTCACGAAGAAATTGAAGAGAACGAAGATATCGAAGATAGTGATGAAGAAAAGAAAACTCAGGGTGGTACAAGAGAACAGCACTCTGAAGCAGGAAAGCAGAGTCATAAAAAATCAAGCAAGAAGAAATAA
- a CDS encoding helix-turn-helix domain-containing protein, giving the protein MPYTIPNNSCVGCDNCRPQCPTGAIKLEDDEYWIDPFLCNNCEGYYPEPQCVIACPTKSPIPWQAKKGRCKVEPRDATSPDLFSNGKNNPFASAIAIWEACNLLAQRTSLNWESDAAGYLCYSRLVNQGRGKIAFHIQDPFQVHEKAKDLATIEAFDIRAACIHLIFAAHATASDQPWNQEFAIDERQLEKYLGLEKRKDLSKNAKLSLMKNLVQQACSLVISLDWPQQGQVKGFSVTNSRLWHLVSVQHHFQEDDLGCKYLIGLTFKVKAGAWSQYFLNKQGCKERAAFYQYGSLPKTLLTTVMSIWQQHEGAVRLMLWLLFKTKMGKEQRITVPTLLRIAYGTEKVTLAAKHREERKRLLRTFENDLEVLNHHGIKPIFDPITYPLTIQPLWAKLVDIPEDPDEALEFWINDAGGETRLTDNSPRGKWNLLMNARILSFELPLEWERQIADSEKKQRRTAKTRQKSKTAGDLVGEQILQARKNLNLSQRELAKLTGKSQSWIRDIENGRLKVKLEDQLLLRKVLHIA; this is encoded by the coding sequence ATGCCTTATACAATCCCTAACAACAGTTGCGTTGGATGTGACAATTGCCGTCCCCAATGTCCTACGGGTGCGATCAAACTAGAAGATGATGAGTATTGGATAGATCCTTTTCTGTGTAACAATTGCGAAGGTTACTATCCAGAACCACAATGCGTCATTGCTTGCCCAACTAAATCGCCGATACCTTGGCAGGCCAAGAAAGGCAGATGCAAAGTTGAACCGCGAGATGCTACTAGCCCAGACTTATTTTCTAATGGTAAGAATAATCCATTTGCCTCAGCGATCGCCATCTGGGAAGCCTGTAACTTACTAGCACAACGTACATCCCTCAATTGGGAAAGCGACGCAGCAGGCTACCTATGCTACAGCCGACTAGTCAACCAAGGACGAGGTAAAATTGCCTTTCATATCCAAGATCCTTTCCAAGTCCATGAAAAAGCCAAAGATTTGGCAACTATTGAAGCATTTGATATCAGAGCCGCCTGTATTCATCTGATATTTGCAGCTCATGCTACAGCATCAGATCAACCTTGGAATCAAGAATTTGCCATTGACGAACGACAACTAGAGAAATACTTAGGGCTAGAAAAACGCAAAGACCTGAGTAAAAATGCCAAACTGTCATTAATGAAAAACCTTGTGCAACAAGCTTGTTCATTAGTCATCTCTCTAGATTGGCCTCAACAAGGTCAAGTCAAAGGATTTTCTGTCACTAATAGCCGCTTATGGCATTTAGTCAGCGTTCAGCATCACTTTCAAGAAGATGATTTAGGATGCAAATATTTAATTGGGCTAACTTTCAAAGTCAAAGCAGGAGCATGGAGTCAATATTTCTTAAACAAACAAGGTTGTAAAGAACGAGCTGCATTCTATCAATATGGCAGTCTTCCTAAGACTTTATTAACCACAGTTATGAGTATATGGCAACAACATGAAGGTGCAGTCAGACTCATGTTGTGGTTGCTATTTAAAACCAAAATGGGCAAAGAACAACGCATCACCGTGCCTACGCTACTTCGCATTGCCTATGGCACAGAAAAAGTCACCCTTGCAGCCAAACATCGGGAAGAACGTAAACGTCTATTAAGAACCTTTGAAAATGATTTAGAAGTCCTCAATCATCACGGCATCAAACCTATTTTTGATCCCATAACTTATCCCCTCACAATTCAACCATTGTGGGCAAAATTAGTAGATATTCCCGAAGATCCTGACGAAGCATTAGAATTTTGGATTAACGATGCTGGTGGCGAAACCCGGCTAACAGATAATAGCCCTCGTGGTAAATGGAATCTATTAATGAATGCGCGGATTTTGTCTTTTGAACTACCTCTAGAATGGGAAAGACAAATTGCAGATTCAGAAAAAAAACAACGTCGCACTGCTAAAACCAGACAAAAATCAAAAACCGCCGGCGATTTAGTTGGTGAGCAGATTTTACAAGCACGAAAAAACTTAAATTTATCTCAACGGGAATTAGCAAAGCTGACGGGTAAAAGTCAAAGTTGGATTAGAGATATAGAGAATGGTCGGCTAAAAGTCAAGCTAGAAGACCAATTACTATTAAGGAAAGTGTTGCATATTGCTTAA
- the fdxB gene encoding ferredoxin III, nif-specific, whose translation MAVLTGLTFGGKAWTPKFAQAIDKDKCIGCGRCIKVCGFPVLDLKALNEEGEFVDDEDDDEIERKVMVVAHPENCIGCEACSRICPKNCYSHAALDN comes from the coding sequence ATGGCGGTACTTACAGGATTGACTTTTGGCGGTAAAGCTTGGACACCTAAGTTTGCTCAAGCGATTGACAAAGATAAATGTATCGGTTGTGGCAGATGTATTAAAGTATGTGGTTTCCCAGTGCTGGATTTAAAAGCACTTAACGAAGAAGGCGAATTTGTTGATGATGAAGATGATGATGAAATCGAGCGCAAAGTGATGGTAGTTGCTCATCCAGAAAACTGTATTGGATGTGAAGCTTGTTCTCGAATTTGTCCAAAAAATTGTTACTCTCATGCAGCATTAGATAATTAA